AATATCTAACATTACTAGTGTCAAATCAACACCATCACAACCTAATCAAATCACCTTACAAGCCCTAAATTGAGAATCCCCCAAGCAGTGCTAGCCCAAGACCTCTCTCTGGCCTTCATGAGCAAAACCCTGGCCCAGGCCACCCACCCTTCCCAAGACATCCTCTTGTCCCAGGGACTCCCCCACTCCAGCAGCAGCCTCAGCCCGGCCTCGGCCTCAGCCTCCGCCTCCTCGTACCGCCCTTTCCCCAGACATAGCTGCCCCAGCACCACATGAGGCTCCCCGATGAACGGGTTCTTCTCGATGCTTTCCCTCAGCCTCTGTTCCACCGCGTCGTAATTCTCGGCTCCTCCCAACTTGCTGACATTGCAAACTGCTTCCCAGTACTCGTCCCTCGCCTCAATCTGGTCCCTTGCGCTGAGGACCCGCGTGCAGGACTCGAACACTGGTGGCACCACGAGCTCGATGTCCTCATCTCGCTCTTTCGACGGTGGCTTGGACTTGGCATTGGTtttgttcttattcttttcgAGCATGAAGATCTCTTCCTCTCTCGCTACGAGCATGTAGACCgcacccatcctcgatattgaGTTCATCCAGAGCCCGGGCTTCCCGTCCCCGGGCCACAATTcccagaaattgttcccagtaAACTCCATCCGCCCGTCGCTGTTCTTGAACAGCATGTCCTGAAAAGTAAATTGTGTCAATTTCTCAACACAACAAGACTCGATCGAGGTGCGAACTTGCAGAGAGAAACTCGAATATAACAGATTGACTCATTTGTTTATAGTGGTGGTGATATGTCCAACATACCAGACCAAATCAACAGCAATAGTAATGAATAACGGGTCTGGGTACGATGACATGGCATTACCTGAAACCCGAAGAACTGATCGCTAAAATCGGCCATGGTGATCATCAGAAAAACCGCAACCACCCTCCTCGAAACGAGCATGTCCACTCCAGTCTTTATGTGCTTCACTTTTATCCCCTCTGCTGGCAACAGCGACTGGACCTTCTTCCGCCACGCTTCGTCGCCTTTGAATACTCCCTTCTCTTTGGCGCTCCGGAGGGACATCTCTGACAGCTTCAGGTGCTCGATGAGCTCCGAGTCGTCGTAGTGGAAGAGCAGGTCGTCGTGGATAAGGGTCTGCCTGGGGACGATGCAGAAGAGGTGGATGAGGCGCTCGGCAGCCTCGCCAACGTGGCTACGGACGACTTCACGGCCGGTGTTGGGGTCAAAGATGGCCAGGTTGACGTAGGAGTTGGAGTAGGCGGAGTGGAAGAGGCCGCAGAGGCAGACGGCATCAGGGGCCCGCCAGAGACGGAGGACGCGGTAGGTGTCGACGAGGTGCTCAAGGAAGCTGCCGTTCTTATGCCAGCACTCCCCAGCACCGACCGAGCGGAGGGTGGCTACAAGGGAGGGGAGGCGTGGGTcaatgagctcgagctcgccacgGATGAATGGCCGCGCAGCTTCGAGGAGGCTTTGGAGGTCG
This Eucalyptus grandis isolate ANBG69807.140 chromosome 7, ASM1654582v1, whole genome shotgun sequence DNA region includes the following protein-coding sequences:
- the LOC104455771 gene encoding uncharacterized protein LOC104455771, giving the protein MASIATPYSFSPPAIKTQILPIRVHKKHKLSYRNSIASRSLSLPLNQTNRAAASTATPKSLSPPATTDLQSLLEAARPFIRGELELIDPRLPSLVATLRSVGAGECWHKNGSFLEHLVDTYRVLRLWRAPDAVCLCGLFHSAYSNSYVNLAIFDPNTGREVVRSHVGEAAERLIHLFCIVPRQTLIHDDLLFHYDDSELIEHLKLSEMSLRSAKEKGVFKGDEAWRKKVQSLLPAEGIKVKHIKTGVDMLVSRRVVAVFLMITMADFSDQFFGFQDMLFKNSDGRMEFTGNNFWELWPGDGKPGLWMNSISRMGAVYMLVAREEEIFMLEKNKNKTNAKSKPPSKERDEDIELVVPPVFESCTRVLSARDQIEARDEYWEAVCNVSKLGGAENYDAVEQRLRESIEKNPFIGEPHVVLGQLCLGKGRYEEAEAEAEAGLRLLLEWGSPWDKRMSWEGWVAWARVLLMKARERSWASTAWGILNLGLVR